A genomic window from Camelus ferus isolate YT-003-E chromosome X, BCGSAC_Cfer_1.0, whole genome shotgun sequence includes:
- the POU3F4 gene encoding POU domain, class 3, transcription factor 4, with translation MATAASNPYSILSSSSLVHADSAGMQQGSPFRNPQKLLQSDYLQGVPSNGHPLGHHWVTSLSDGGPWSSTLATSPLEQQDVKPGREDLQLGAIIHHRSPHVAHHSPHTNHPNAWGASPAPNPSITSSGQPLNVYSQPGFTVSGMLEHGGLTPPPASASAQSLHPVLREPPDHGDLGSHHCQDHSDEETPTSDELEQFAKQFKQRRIKLGFTQADVGLALGTLYGNVFSQTTICRFEALQLSFKNMCKLKPLLNKWLEEADSSTGSPTSIDKIAAQGRKRKKRTSIEVSVKGVLETHFLKCPKPAAQEISSLADSLQLEKEVVRVWFCNRRQKEKRMTPPGDQQPHEVYSHTVKTDTSCHDL, from the coding sequence ATGGCCACAGCTGCCTCGAATCCCTACAGCATTCTCAGTTCCAGCTCTCTGGTCCATGCGGACTCTGCGGGCATGCAGCAGGGGAGTCCTTTCCGAAACCCTCAGAAACTTCTCCAAAGTGATTACTTGCAAGGAGTTCCTAGCAATGGGCATCCCCTCGGGCATCATTGGGTGACCAGTCTGAGCGACGGAGGCCCATGGTCTTCCACACTGGCCACCAGCCCCCTGGAACAGCAAGACGTGAAGCCTGGGCGCGAAGATCTACAGTTGGGCGCAATCATCCATCACCGCTCGCCGCACGTCGCCCACCACTCTCCGCACACTAACCACCCAAATGCCTGGGGGGCGAGCCCCGCTCCGAATCCGTCCATCACGTCGAGCGGCCAACCCCTTAACGTGTACTCGCAGCCGGGCTTCACGGTGAGCGGCATGCTGGAGCATGGGGGGCTCACTCCACCGCCGGCCTCTGCCTCCGCACAGAGCTTACACCCAGTGCTCCGCGAACCCCCAGACCACGGCGACCTAGGCTCACACCACTGCCAGGATCACTCGGATGAGGAGACACCAACCTCGGATGAGTTGGAACAGTTCGCTAAACAGTTCAAACAAAGAAGAATCAAGTTGGGCTTCACGCAGGCTGACGTGGGGCTGGCGCTGGGCACCCTGTACGGCAACGTGTTCTCGCAGACTACCATCTGCAGGTTCGAGGCCTTACAACTGAGCTTCAAGAACATGTGCAAGCTGAAGCCGCTGCTGAACAagtggctggaggaggctgaTTCGTCCACAGGGAGCCCGACCAGCATTGACAAGATTGCAGCTCAGGGCCGCAAGCGCAAGAAGCGAACCTCTATCGAGGTGAGTGTCAAGGGCGTACTGGAGACGCATTTCCTCAAATGTCCCAAGCCTGCCGCGCAGGAGATTTCCTCCCTGGCAGACAGCCTCCAGTTGGAGAAAGAAGTAGTGCGTGTCTGGTTCTGTAAtcgaagacagaaagagaaaagaatgactCCACCAGGGGATCAGCAGCCACATGAGGTTTATTCGCACACGGTGAAAACAGACACGTCCTGCCACGATCTTTGA